Proteins encoded together in one Bacilli bacterium PM5-9 window:
- a CDS encoding sugar diacid utilization regulator (product_source=COG3835; cath_funfam=1.10.10.60; cog=COG3835; pfam=PF13556; smart=SM00497; superfamily=46689), which yields MIRNVYILVEDLEKKEKLVRYLNLNNKYIQSITTLNNGVLLIKESYTKFEQLLDYEHIYQQFANEIKTDMSILVVNDGIFKDLESMVKEFLVNTYCNVYDASSLVYYCFVTNENDEIIDQFYSYFSKLDEELLKSVYMYLDNNLNALKTARDLFLHRNTLNYRLNKFQFVSGVDIRTTQSASLIHSYRIRHHYRFVR from the coding sequence ATGATAAGAAATGTTTATATATTAGTTGAAGATTTAGAGAAAAAAGAGAAGTTAGTTAGATACTTAAATTTAAATAATAAGTATATTCAAAGTATTACAACATTAAACAATGGAGTTTTACTAATTAAAGAAAGTTATACGAAATTTGAGCAATTATTAGACTATGAGCATATCTATCAACAATTTGCTAATGAAATTAAAACAGATATGTCAATTTTAGTTGTAAACGATGGAATTTTCAAAGATTTAGAATCAATGGTTAAAGAATTTTTAGTCAACACTTATTGTAATGTCTATGATGCATCTTCGTTAGTTTATTATTGTTTTGTTACTAATGAAAACGATGAAATAATTGATCAATTTTATTCTTATTTTAGTAAACTTGATGAAGAATTATTAAAATCAGTTTATATGTATCTTGATAATAACCTTAACGCTTTAAAAACAGCTCGTGATTTATTTTTACATCGCAATACATTAAATTATCGTTTAAATAAATTTCAATTTGTTTCGGGTGTTGATATTAGAACAACTCAATCAGCTAGTTTAATTCACTCATATAGAATTAGACATCATTATCGTTTTGTAAGATAG
- a CDS encoding release factor glutamine methyltransferase (product_source=KO:K02493; cath_funfam=1.10.8.10,3.40.50.150; cog=COG2890; ko=KO:K02493; pfam=PF05175,PF17827; superfamily=53335; tigrfam=TIGR03534), giving the protein MRIRELLNSTVETLIENNKEERAAYELLKEYLNLESYELYSKLDEMVADEVIVKFKESINEYILGKPLQHILGYETFFGRDMIVNEDVLIPRYETEELVENILYHIDDYFDKYDEIVLADIGTGSGAIALSLDLEETKTKVYATDISEVALKVAKDNCNKFQANVELMQGSMLEPLIEKGIKLDILVSNPPYIPDDEYVEDSVKTNEPNIALFGGEEGLDFYIEIFKNADKVLKEKALLAFEIGYNQKESISKAVNEYFSDCEFEIIKDINGKDRMLFIYKNIKR; this is encoded by the coding sequence ATGAGAATTAGAGAATTATTAAATAGCACAGTTGAAACTTTAATTGAAAATAATAAAGAAGAGCGTGCAGCCTATGAATTATTAAAAGAATATTTAAATTTAGAATCTTATGAATTATACAGTAAACTTGATGAAATGGTTGCTGATGAAGTGATTGTTAAATTTAAAGAATCAATAAACGAGTATATATTAGGTAAACCATTACAACATATCTTAGGATATGAAACATTCTTTGGGCGTGATATGATAGTTAATGAAGATGTTTTAATTCCACGCTATGAAACAGAAGAATTAGTTGAAAATATTTTATATCATATTGATGATTATTTTGATAAATATGATGAAATTGTTTTAGCTGATATTGGTACTGGTAGTGGTGCAATAGCATTATCTCTTGATTTAGAAGAGACTAAAACTAAAGTGTATGCTACTGATATTAGTGAAGTCGCTTTAAAAGTTGCTAAAGATAATTGTAATAAATTTCAAGCTAATGTTGAGTTAATGCAAGGAAGTATGTTAGAACCTTTAATTGAAAAAGGTATAAAATTAGATATTTTGGTATCTAATCCACCATATATTCCTGATGATGAATATGTTGAAGATAGCGTTAAAACAAATGAGCCTAATATTGCATTATTTGGTGGAGAAGAAGGCTTAGATTTTTATATAGAAATTTTCAAAAATGCTGATAAGGTATTAAAAGAAAAAGCGTTGTTGGCTTTTGAAATAGGATATAATCAAAAAGAAAGCATTTCAAAAGCAGTAAATGAATATTTTAGTGATTGTGAGTTTGAAATAATTAAAGATATTAATGGCAAAGATAGAATGTTGTTTATCTATAAAAATATTAAACGATAA
- a CDS encoding peptide chain release factor 1 (product_source=KO:K02835; cath_funfam=1.20.58.410,3.30.160.20; cog=COG0216; ko=KO:K02835; pfam=PF00472,PF03462; smart=SM00937; superfamily=75620; tigrfam=TIGR00019) gives MDKMIERLKIIEQRYNEINEMLMDTKIASDIKEMTKLNKELSDLEPVVKAYHELVVIENGIEEAQELLKESDQEIVEMAQMELDELNEKRPVLLDEIEILLIPKDPNDAKNVIVEIRGAAGGDEANIFAGDLYRMYVKYAEAHGWKIETLEVSEAEAGGFSLISFMLKGDVVYSKMKFESGAHRVQRVPKTESQGRIHTSTATVLVMPEAEEVDVEIKANDLKIDTYRSSGAGGQSVNTTDSAVRITHLPTGTVVTCQDGRSQHENKEQAMKIIRAKVYETITREQEEKEGAIRKQTIGSGDRSEKIRTYNYPQNRVTDHRINLTLQSLDRVMEGKMDEIFDALIAHEQKLKLAGE, from the coding sequence ATGGATAAAATGATAGAAAGATTAAAAATAATAGAGCAGAGATACAATGAAATAAATGAAATGTTGATGGATACAAAAATAGCAAGTGATATTAAAGAAATGACAAAACTAAATAAAGAGTTAAGTGATTTAGAACCGGTTGTTAAAGCGTACCATGAATTAGTTGTGATTGAAAATGGAATTGAAGAAGCACAAGAACTTTTAAAAGAAAGTGATCAAGAAATCGTTGAGATGGCTCAAATGGAATTAGATGAGTTAAATGAAAAAAGACCAGTGCTTTTAGATGAAATTGAAATTTTATTAATACCAAAAGATCCAAACGATGCTAAAAACGTTATTGTTGAAATTCGTGGAGCAGCTGGTGGTGATGAAGCAAATATTTTTGCGGGTGATTTATATAGAATGTATGTCAAATATGCTGAAGCTCATGGTTGGAAAATAGAAACATTAGAAGTGAGTGAAGCAGAAGCTGGTGGATTCTCTTTAATTTCATTTATGTTAAAAGGCGATGTTGTTTATTCAAAAATGAAATTTGAATCAGGAGCTCATCGTGTTCAAAGAGTTCCAAAAACAGAATCACAAGGTAGAATTCATACTTCAACAGCAACTGTACTTGTAATGCCAGAGGCTGAAGAAGTAGATGTTGAAATAAAAGCAAACGATTTAAAAATTGATACTTATCGTTCAAGTGGAGCTGGTGGACAATCAGTTAATACAACAGATTCAGCTGTTAGAATTACTCACTTACCAACAGGAACAGTTGTTACTTGTCAAGATGGGCGTTCTCAACATGAAAATAAAGAACAAGCAATGAAAATTATTCGTGCTAAAGTATATGAAACAATTACAAGAGAACAAGAAGAAAAAGAAGGCGCAATTAGAAAACAAACTATTGGAAGTGGAGATCGTAGTGAAAAAATTAGAACTTACAACTATCCACAAAATAGAGTTACAGACCATCGTATAAATTTAACACTTCAATCATTGGATCGTGTTATGGAAGGTAAAATGGATGAAATTTTTGATGCTTTAATTGCTCATGAACAAAAATTGAAGCTTGCAGGTGAATAA
- a CDS encoding CRISPR/Cas system-associated exonuclease Cas4 (RecB family) (product_source=COG1468; cog=COG1468; pfam=PF12705; superfamily=143985,52540,52980), translating to MNIHTIKQSINPSKKTLLVVPTKYHNYLYHNLLEENKPLFNITLLDINSFCDNILSENNILSENEYSIFKMIKIHHKLKDNNFKNSINYISELFKLERECNLSNIKLEGEFSKYLNTNEITFTNLETQFEEIIVLSKEDFYPIHDDILYNLKISITYLKSDNISMKYYFEHNNTIKMLDYIIYDIYNKDNDNVLILCDDIYQQDYLISKFNELGIAINSLLVNSTNNQYYLNSIFSILDNSYSEYDIKNIKYKYNDELVQQLLEIDKNNYKSYLKSIYNVLYQTNLFDVNFLNNLFKELYINIEINIPLLNKLLLQTLQSKTNQKANYMDCKTTIATTDYTALEYEHVYLVDASLPNFKAKKASYLINTKERVLNNSKLINNTFYNEKYLIQQEQLLNCAKNIYIHYSLLNLDNKPQGLAHFIAKNDYTLTSKNDYAHLTTHNVLTNPLLLNNQSAQVDSKKIVTKFKNNLTISASALDSFHKCYYQYFISYILKPNQSKEFGALELGNLYHKIIEEINILLINKQQTYTEYNYDELMILITTRVDEIIDELAKKLAIKDYYLENLKSRIKDTLISFVDITISQEQYSNYQISSSEISLNTPLESKLFNNVNLYGKVDALLKYNNNSYILDYKSSAKDFSKSDFEKGLSNQLIVYLYLLKENNINYIGAFFKAIKNDYVKTNKLIDLEYNKQLHLEKNKLSGILLDNANLDDFDNSFNENGYSAISSMTSKKIMKTEILFQYFDILKEHINKMITNIEEGTFIIEPANKKSCEYCSYRGICKMNDPQARKEESEDDEISNT from the coding sequence ATGAATATACATACAATAAAACAATCTATCAATCCATCAAAGAAAACTCTTTTAGTTGTGCCTACAAAATATCACAACTATTTATATCATAATTTACTAGAAGAAAATAAACCTCTATTTAATATCACTCTATTAGATATTAACAGTTTTTGTGATAATATCCTAAGTGAAAATAATATTTTAAGTGAAAATGAATATAGTATTTTTAAAATGATTAAAATTCATCATAAGTTAAAGGATAATAATTTTAAAAATTCCATTAACTATATTAGTGAACTATTTAAATTAGAGCGTGAGTGTAATTTATCAAACATAAAATTAGAAGGTGAATTTTCTAAATATTTAAATACAAATGAAATTACTTTCACAAATTTAGAAACTCAATTTGAAGAAATTATAGTTTTATCAAAAGAAGATTTTTATCCAATTCATGATGATATCCTTTATAATTTAAAAATATCCATTACATATTTAAAAAGTGATAATATCAGTATGAAATATTACTTTGAACATAATAATACAATTAAAATGTTAGACTATATAATTTATGATATTTACAACAAAGATAATGACAATGTCTTAATTTTGTGTGATGACATTTATCAACAAGATTATCTAATCAGTAAATTTAATGAACTTGGTATAGCAATTAATTCTTTATTAGTAAATAGCACTAACAATCAATACTATTTAAACTCAATTTTTTCTATTCTTGATAATTCGTATAGTGAATACGATATAAAAAATATCAAATACAAATATAATGATGAATTAGTTCAACAACTACTAGAAATTGATAAAAATAATTATAAATCATATCTAAAATCAATATACAATGTTCTATATCAAACTAACTTATTTGATGTAAATTTCTTAAACAATTTATTTAAAGAATTGTATATTAATATTGAAATAAATATTCCATTATTAAATAAATTATTATTGCAAACATTACAAAGTAAAACAAATCAAAAAGCTAACTATATGGATTGTAAAACAACAATCGCTACTACTGATTATACTGCACTTGAATATGAGCATGTATATTTAGTTGATGCAAGTTTACCAAATTTTAAAGCTAAAAAAGCTTCCTATCTTATTAATACAAAAGAAAGAGTTTTAAACAATTCAAAATTAATCAACAATACCTTTTACAATGAAAAATATTTAATTCAACAAGAACAATTATTAAATTGTGCAAAAAATATTTATATTCATTACTCATTATTAAACTTAGATAATAAGCCTCAAGGTTTAGCTCATTTTATTGCAAAAAATGATTATACGCTAACAAGTAAAAATGATTATGCACATTTAACAACTCATAATGTATTAACAAATCCTTTATTGCTTAATAATCAATCTGCTCAAGTTGACTCTAAAAAAATAGTTACTAAATTTAAAAACAATTTAACTATTTCTGCTTCTGCTCTTGATTCTTTCCACAAGTGTTATTATCAATACTTTATCAGTTATATTTTAAAACCCAATCAATCTAAAGAGTTTGGTGCTTTAGAACTTGGTAATCTTTATCATAAAATTATTGAAGAAATAAATATTTTATTAATTAACAAGCAACAAACTTATACAGAATATAACTATGATGAATTAATGATATTAATAACTACTCGAGTTGATGAGATAATTGATGAGCTTGCAAAAAAATTAGCTATTAAAGATTATTATCTTGAAAACTTAAAAAGTCGTATTAAAGATACCCTAATTAGTTTTGTTGATATAACAATTTCTCAAGAACAATATTCTAATTATCAAATTAGTAGTAGTGAAATATCTCTTAACACACCTCTTGAGAGTAAACTTTTTAATAATGTAAACTTATATGGGAAAGTCGATGCTTTACTAAAATATAATAACAATAGCTATATTTTAGATTATAAATCTAGCGCAAAGGATTTTAGTAAAAGCGACTTTGAAAAAGGTCTTAGTAACCAACTAATTGTATATTTATATTTATTAAAAGAAAATAATATAAATTATATTGGAGCTTTTTTTAAGGCAATAAAAAACGATTATGTTAAAACAAATAAACTAATAGATTTAGAATATAATAAACAACTTCATTTAGAGAAAAATAAATTGAGTGGTATTTTATTAGATAATGCAAACCTAGATGATTTTGATAATTCATTCAATGAAAATGGATATAGTGCTATTTCATCTATGACTTCTAAAAAAATTATGAAAACTGAAATTTTATTTCAATACTTTGATATTTTAAAAGAACATATCAATAAAATGATTACAAATATTGAAGAAGGTACTTTTATAATTGAACCTGCAAATAAAAAAAGTTGTGAATATTGTAGTTATCGAGGAATTTGTAAAATGAATGATCCTCAAGCAAGAAAGGAGGAAAGCGAAGACGATGAAATATCAAACACCTAA